From the Bos javanicus breed banteng chromosome 7, ARS-OSU_banteng_1.0, whole genome shotgun sequence genome, the window TGATCTTTGAGGTCACTAGTTTTCCTTTGGATTCCTTGTATTGCTTGGGAGAAGTGTCAGCAGTGCAAGGCTTAGAACTAAAATCTAGCACAATGGACAGATTCAACTGCTAGACACATTATTTTTTCAACTGATGAATTTTTAACTTTCACCATAAGCAGTGAAAAATTTCAACAAAGTGAACAGTTCtctattttaacattatttttaatgatacaaacaaaagaaaaacgaaatatttaaataacaaagACATACAAGCGCACAAATTGGGTACAGCGATTTGAGTCTGTTGGAGGCCACGCGGTGGCGCTGCAGGCTAAAGAGACAGGGGTAAAAATCTGAACTGAGAGTGCTGCGGTAAGTCACTGACATAAGAAGAAAGATAGCGGCAGGTAGACCAGGGAGAAAAGCTGTAGCAACCCAAGATTAGAAAAGGGGGTTATAAAACATAACCCATACCTTTGCTACTACACGGTGTAGATCTGCGGTTTGCGACTGCTGTTTATTTACACTGGGATCTGTGATTGTTACCAATATTAAAGACGTATTCAGAAGCAGCTATGGAGGCTAGACGATTTCCCTGCTCAAGACAAAGGCAAgtcctgtttctttttctgtttggggGAGTATCCTTGGCAGGCTCTGGGTTTGGACGTTACTCGgtgacagaggaaacagagagaggATCCTTTGTAGTCAATATAGCTAAGGATCTGGGGCTGGGGGACAAGGAGTTGCTTGCAAGGGGAGCGCGGGTGGTCTCTGATGATAATAAACAACACTTGCTCCTGGACTCTCAAACTGGGGATTTGCTTACAAATGAAAAACTGGACCGGGAGAAGCTGTGTGGCTCCAGAGAACCCTGTGTgctgtattttcaaattttaatggaTAATCCCTTTCAGATTTACCGGATTGAGCTGAGGGTGAGGGACATAAATGATCATTCACCAGTTTTTCGAGACAAAGAGACAgtcttaaaaatattagaaaatacagCTGAAGGGACCTCATTTCAACTAGAAAGAGCACAAGATTCAGATGGAGGACTTAATGGTATCCAAAACTATACTATCAACCCCAACTCTTTTTTCCATATTAAAATTAGTGGCAGTGATGAAGGCATAATATATCCAGAGCTAGTACTGGACAGGACGCTGGATCGGGAGAAACAGCAAGAGTTCAGCTTAACACTCACAGCGCTGGATGGTGGGTTGCCACCCAGGTCTGGAGCCACTAATATACACATTGTGATCCTGGATGTCAATGACAATGCCCCTCAGTTTTCTCAGGCAATCTATGTGACCCAGACTCCGGAGGACAGCCCAGTAGGGTCCTTTATTGCTAAAGTCTCTGCAGAAGATGCAGACTCTGGAATCTATGCAGACATATCCTATTCATTTTTTGATGCTTCTGAAGATATTCTAACAACCTTTCATATCAATCCTTTTTCTGGAGAAATCATACTCAGACTGTTGCTTGATTATGAGCTAGTAAAgtcttacaaaataaatatacaggCAATCGATGGTGGGggcctttcttcaaaatgcacAGTTTTGGTCGAGGTATTAGACACCAACGACAATGCCCCTGAACTGATCATATCATCACTTTCCAACCATGTTGTGGAGAACTCTCCTGAGACAGCATTGGCTGTTTTTAGGATTAAAGACAGAGACtctggagaaaatggaaagacAGTGTGCTTCATCCCAGACCATCTGCCGTTTCTTCTGAAACCCTCTGTGGAGAATTTTTACATCCTAATGACAGAAGGGGCACTGGACAGAGAAAGCCAAGCGGAGTACAACATCACTATCACGGTCACTGACATGGGAACCCCAAGACTGAAAACCGAGCACAACATAACCGTGCTGGTGTCCGACGTCAACGACAACGCCCCCACCTTCACCCAGACCTCCTACACCCTGTGGGTCCGCGAGAACAACAGCCCCGCCCTGCACATCGGCAGCGTCAGCGCCACAGACACAGACGCGGGCGCCAACGCCCAGGTCACCTACTCGCTGCTGCCGCCCCCCGACCCGCTCGTGCCCCTCGCCTCCCTCGTGTCCATCAACCCCGACAACGGCCACCTCTTCGCCCTCACGTCCCTGGACTACGAGGCCCTAAGAGCCTTCGAGTTCCGCGTGGGCGCCACCGACCGCGGCTCGCCCGCGCTCAGCAGCCAGGCGCTGGTGCGCGTGCTCGTGGCGGACGCCAACGACAACGCGCCCTTCGTGCTCTACCCGCTGCAGAACGCCTCGGCGCCCTGCACCGAGCTGGTGCCCAGGGCGGCCGAGCCGGGCTACCTGGTGACCAAGGTGGTGGCGGTGGACGGCGACGCGGGCCAGAACGCCTGGCTGTCGTACCAGCTGCTCAAGGCCACGGAGCCCGGGCTGTTCGGCGTGTGGGCGCACAACGGCGAGGTGCGCACGGCGCGGCTGCTGAGCGAGCGCGACGCGCCCAAGCAGCGGCTGGTGGTGCTGGTCAAGGACAACGGCGAGCCGCCGCTGTCGGCCAGCGTCACGCTGCACGTGCTGCTGGTGGACGGCTTCTCGCAGCCCTACCTGCCGGCCCCGGAAGCGGAAGCGGCGGCCGCGGCGCCGGCCGACCCGCTCACCGCCTACCTGGTGGTGGCCTTGGCGTCGGTGTCGTCGCTCTTTCTCTTCTCGGTGCTGGTGTTCGTGGCGGTGCGGCTGTGCAGGAGGGCTGGGGCGACCTCGGCGGGTCGCTGCCCGGTGGCCGAGGGCCACTTCCCAGGCCACCTGGTGGACGTCAGCGGCACGGGGACCCTGTCCCAAAGCTACCAGTATGAGGTGTGCCTGACGGGAGGTACTGGGACGAATGAGTTCAAATTCTTGAAGACGATTCTCCCCACTGTTCAGGCACAAGATCCTGGGAGAAATAGTGACGAAAATCCCACATTTCGAAATAGCCTTGGATTTAATTTTCAGTAAAATTCTTTCTATATGTTCACGTATTTTTGAAGTGTTATGAAACTATATCAATATTAGTTTAGTTTTATTACTCCAAGTTAAATTATTTTGCAACTAAAGCCTTATTTTAAAGTACTATATGATTTTACAatgttatttcatcctttttttcccattaaacagGTTAGTTGTAATCAGTACTCCATCTAAATATTA encodes:
- the LOC133251379 gene encoding protocadherin beta-10-like, with protein sequence MEARRFPCSRQRQVLFLFLFGGVSLAGSGFGRYSVTEETERGSFVVNIAKDLGLGDKELLARGARVVSDDNKQHLLLDSQTGDLLTNEKLDREKLCGSREPCVLYFQILMDNPFQIYRIELRVRDINDHSPVFRDKETVLKILENTAEGTSFQLERAQDSDGGLNGIQNYTINPNSFFHIKISGSDEGIIYPELVLDRTLDREKQQEFSLTLTALDGGLPPRSGATNIHIVILDVNDNAPQFSQAIYVTQTPEDSPVGSFIAKVSAEDADSGIYADISYSFFDASEDILTTFHINPFSGEIILRLLLDYELVKSYKINIQAIDGGGLSSKCTVLVEVLDTNDNAPELIISSLSNHVVENSPETALAVFRIKDRDSGENGKTVCFIPDHLPFLLKPSVENFYILMTEGALDRESQAEYNITITVTDMGTPRLKTEHNITVLVSDVNDNAPTFTQTSYTLWVRENNSPALHIGSVSATDTDAGANAQVTYSLLPPPDPLVPLASLVSINPDNGHLFALTSLDYEALRAFEFRVGATDRGSPALSSQALVRVLVADANDNAPFVLYPLQNASAPCTELVPRAAEPGYLVTKVVAVDGDAGQNAWLSYQLLKATEPGLFGVWAHNGEVRTARLLSERDAPKQRLVVLVKDNGEPPLSASVTLHVLLVDGFSQPYLPAPEAEAAAAAPADPLTAYLVVALASVSSLFLFSVLVFVAVRLCRRAGATSAGRCPVAEGHFPGHLVDVSGTGTLSQSYQYEVCLTGGTGTNEFKFLKTILPTVQAQDPGRNSDENPTFRNSLGFNFQ